In the Fusarium oxysporum f. sp. lycopersici 4287 chromosome 9, whole genome shotgun sequence genome, one interval contains:
- a CDS encoding cell division control protein 42, whose product MAVVATIKCVVVGDGAVGKTCLLISYTTNKFPSEYVPTVFDNYAVTVMIGDEPYTLGLFDTAGQEDYDRLRPLSYPQTDVFLVCFSVTSPASFENVREKWFPEVRHHCPGVPCLIVGTQVDLRDDPSVREKLSKQKMQPVRREDGERMAKDLGAVKYVECSALTQYKLKDVFDEAIVAALEPPAPKKKSHKCLVL is encoded by the exons ATGGCTGTTGTCGCAACTATTAA GTGCGTCGTCGTTGGTGACGGTGCTGTTGGAAAGACctgtcttctcatcagctACACAACAAACAAGTTTCCCTCCGAATATGTCCCTACAGTCTTCGACAACTACGCAGTTACGGTTAT GATAGGAGATGAGCCGTACACTCTCGGTTTGTTCGATACCGCTGGTCAAGAAGATTATGACAGACTGCGACCTCTTTCATATCCCCAGACCGATGTCTTCCTCGTCTGCTTTTCCGTCACCTCGCCTGCTTCCTTCGAAAACGTCCGCGAGAAGTGGTTCCCCGAGGTCCGCCACCACTGCCCTGGCGTTCCCTGTTTGATTGTTGGTACCCAGGTGGATTTGAGGGACGACCCTAGTGTTCGAGAGAAGCTGTCAAAGCAAAAGATGCAACCAGTACGACGAGAGGATGGTGAACGAATGGCGAAGGACTTGGGTGCTGTCAAGTACGTTGAGTGCAGTGCTCTCACCCAGTATAAGCTTAAGGATGTATTTGACGAG GCTATCGTTGCAGCACTTGAGCCTCCTGCTCCTAAAAAGAAGTCACACAAGTGCCTTGTCCTATAA
- a CDS encoding DNA ligase 1, whose amino-acid sequence MLLSVRSTRGLTIAPLFLQNTSRLISRPVNCCSLCSLRLFSTRIPGIMAPKQATLGKFFGAKGAPPQQTKLSFSSKPKKEEAKHEEEANMNTKSGSDSEKETKKRARSEDKTKPELTPIKKEEVDDESDGPVTKRARRSRKRVEDEDDDEMIEETVKKEKHASPNKSKVASTPPKVKSPKRSKATPKAKAAEEPTPEENDESAKEEASTASASEAELDDEADVEDKPEVAAKAREKVQTKFKSKTKDPYPDWKPGTPIPYAALCTTFSLVEMTTKRLIIMEHCSLFLRQVMRLTPEDLLPTVLLMINKLAPDYAGIELGIGESLIMKAIGETTGRSLQVIKADQKEIGDLGLVAVKSRSTQRTMFKPKALTIRGVHQGLMNIATVTGNGAQGRKVDGIKKLLAAADANSTGKVDITKDKGGPSEAKFIIRFLEGKLRLGLAERTVLVSLAQAIVAHEADAKGKVPSTSDLEKGESILKTVYSELPSYDVIIPAMLEHGIMKLRENCKLRPGVPLKPMLAKPTKAITEVLDRFEGQTFTCEYKYDGERAQIHYVAKDAPQELNEASQGAAKEAAAGVASIFSRNSEDLSRKYPDILAKLHTWVKPDTKSFVLDCETVAWDVDEKKVLPFQQLMTRKKKDVKVEDVKVKVCVFAFDLLYLNGEAVVEKALRERRELLETAFNPVEGEFSFATHMNGQELDEIQVFLDESVKASCEGLMVKMLDGTESGYEPSKRSRNWLKIKKDYLSGVGDSLDLVVLGAYYGKGKRTSVYGAFLLACYNPNSETYETVCNIGTGFSEQVLEDLHTQLSEITIDRPKPFYSHSSGGQHQPDVWFEPRYVWEVKTADLTLSPRYKAGAKEGVDPSGNKGISLRFPRFIRVRDDKKADAATTSRQVAEMYRKQESVTKNKGPSVDDDFEY is encoded by the exons ATGCTACTCAGTGTCAGGTCAACTCGCGGGCTCACAATTGCCCCTCTCTTTCTACAAAACACTTCCAGATTAATATCACGACCTGTAAATTGTTGTTCCTTGTGTTCGTTGCGTTTGTTTTCGACAAGAATTCCAGGCATCATGGCACCAAAACAGGCGACTCTCGG GAAGTTCTTTGGGGCAAAAGGTGCGCCTCCTCAACAGACAAAGCTCTCCTTCAGCAGCAAACccaaaaaagaagaagcgaagcacgaggaggaggctaACATGAATACCAAATCGGGCTCAGATTCTGAGAAAG AAACAAAGAAGCGAGCAAGATCagaagacaagaccaagccCGAGCTGACGCCCATTAAGAAAGAGGAAGTCGATGACGAGAGCGATGGACCTGTCACCAAGCGAGCACGACGAAGTCGAAAGCGAGtcgaggacgaagatgacgatgagatgattgaagaaactgtgaagaaagagaaacatGCATCCCCCAACAAGTCAAAGGTCGCGAGTACACCCCCAAAGGTCAAGTCGCCCAAGAGGTCAAAGGCAACCCCTAAAGCCAAGGCGGCCGAAGAACCTACTCCCGAGGAGAACGACGAGtctgccaaagaagaagcatcgacagcttcagcttcagaagCCGAGCTTGACGACGAGGCAGATGTCGAAGATAAGCCTGAAGTTGCTGCCAAGGCTCGCGAGAAGGTCCAGACAAAGTTCAAGTCCAAGACGAAAGACCCCTATCCTGACTGGAAGCCCGGCACCCCTATTCCGTATGCGGCCCTGTGTACAACGTTCTCTCTTGTGGAAATGACCACCAAAAGATTGATTATTATGGAGCATTGCTCTCTGTTCCTTCGCCAAGTCATGCGCCTGACCCCTGAGGATCTATTACCTACAGTCTTATTAATGATCAACAAATTGGCTCCTGACTACGCTGGTATCGAGCTTGGTATTGGCGAGTCGTTAATCATGAAGGCTATCGGCGAGACGACCGGACGAAGCCTCCAGGTGATTAAGGCTGATCAGAAAGAAATTGGTGATCTTGGATTGGTGGCTGTAAAGAGTCGATCAACCCAGCGCACTATgttcaagcccaaggctTTGACTATCAGGGGTGTGCATCAAGGCCTAATGAACATTGCTACTGTCACTGGTAACGGTGCTCAGGGGCGCAAGGTGGATGGtatcaagaagcttcttgctgCAGCTGATGCCAACTCCACTGGCAAAGTCGAcatcaccaaggacaagggaGGACCGAGTGAAGCCAAGTTCATCATTCGATTCCTGGAAGGAAAGCTGAGACTTGGTTTGGCTGAGAGAACCGTTCTTGTTTCTTTGGCGCAAGCTATTGTTGCCCACGAGGCAGATGCCAAGGGTAAGGTCCCTAGCACCtcagatcttgagaagggTGAATCAATTCTCAAGACGGTCTACAG CGAACTTCCGAGCTACGACGTGATTATTCCTGCAATGCTAGAACATGGGATCATGAAGCTTCGGGAAAATTGCAAGCTCCGACCCGGTGTACCTTTGAAGCCCATGCTGGCCAAGCCAACCAAGGCCATTACTGAAGTACTCGATCGCTTTGAGGGACAAACCTTCACCTGTGAGTATAAGTATGATGGCGAAAGAGCACAAATCCATTATGTGGCAAAAGATGCGCCTCAAGAACTAAACGAAGCGAGTCAAGGCGCCGCTAAGGAGGCcgctgctggtgttgctagcatcttctccagaaaCTCCGAAGATCTCTCCAGGAAGTATCCCGATATTCTTGCCAAACTCCATACCTGGGTCAAGCCGGACACCAAGAGCTTTGTCCTGGATTGTGAGACAGTGGCCTGGgatgtcgatgagaagaaagtGTTGCCCTTCCAGCAACTCATGACacgcaagaagaaggacgtcaaggttgaggatgtcaaggtcaaggtttgCGTATTTGCATTTGATCTGTTGTACCTCAATGGAGAAGCCGTTGTCGAGAAGGCACTGCGTGAACGACGTGAGCTTCTCGAAACCGCGTTTAATCCCGTGGAAGGCGAGTTTTCCTTCGCTACCCACATGAACGGCCAGGAACTGGATGAGATCCAGGTTTTCCTTGATGAAAGTGTCAAGGCATCATGCGAGGGTCTGATGGTAAAAATGCTGGATGGGACTGAGAGTGGATATGAGCCCAGTAAGCGAAGTCGTAACTGGCTCAAG ATCAAGAAGGATTACCTCTCAGGCGTCGGTGATTccctggatcttgttgttttggGCGCATACTACGGCAAAGGCAAGCGTACATCTGTTTACGGTGCATTCCTTCTGGCCTGTTACAACCCTAACTCAGAGACATACGAAACTGTTTGCAATATTGGAACTGGCTTCTCAGAACAGGTCTTGGAGGATCTCCACACCCAACTCTCTGAGATTACCATTGATAGGCCTAAGCCTTTTTACTCACACTCTTCTGGTGGTCAACACCAACCTGATGTCTGGTTTGAGCCTCGGTATGTCTGGGAAGTCAAGACAGCCGATTTGACCCTCAGTCCACGTTACAAGGCCGGTGCTAAGGAAGGTGTCGACCCGTCAGGAAACAAGGGCATCAGTCTTCGATTCCCTCGCTTCATCCGTGTGCGAGATGATAAgaaagctgatgctgccacGACAAGTCGCCAGGTTGCTGAAATGTATCGCAAACAGGAGAGCGTGACAAAGAACAAGGGCCCctctgttgatgatgactttgagTATTAG
- a CDS encoding agmatinase: MRGFNPRAGINPYQNWAKIVDCGDISITPIDNNIAREQMTQAFKQLGRRKTVSALAPKARLVTLGGDHSLALPALRALNEIHGKPIQVLHFDAHLDTWNPAAYPSWWGATQFTHGSMFWMANQEGLLSNSSSERSVHAGLRTRLSGNDFADNEDDTSQGWVRFTADDIDDLGTKGIIDGILKVLGTENPVYLSVDIDVLDPAFAPGTGTPEPGGWSTREFIRILRGLEGLNLVGADVVEVSPAYQNGGEETALAAAQVVYEIISSMVKRGLQDGGKEGNGGNAAAGKDEL; this comes from the exons ATGCGTGGATTCAACCCTCGAGCTGGTATTAACCCTTACCAGAATTGGGCTAAGATTGTGGACTGTGGTGATATTTCTATCACCCCCATCGACAACAACATTGCTCGCGAGCAGATGACCCAGGCTTTCAAGCAGCTTGGTCGCCGCAAGACAGTTTCTGCGCTTGCGCCCAAGGCTCGACTGGTAACTTTGGGTGGTGATCACTCTTTGGCTCTCCCTGCTTTGAGAGCGTTGAACGAGATTCATGGGAAGCCTATCCAGGTCCTGCACTTCGATG CTCATCTCGATACCTGGAACCCAGCTGCCTATCCTTCGTGGTGGGGAGCCACTCAGTTTACCCACGGCTCCATGTTTTGGATGGCCAACCAGGAAGGTCTCCTTtcaaactcctcctctgAACGCTCCGTTCATGCCGGTCTACGCACTAGGCTCTCAGGTAACGACTTTGCCGACAACGAGGACGACACCTCCCAAGGCTGGGTCCGCTTCACAGCCGACGATATTGATGATCTCGGTACCAAGGGAATAATCGACGGTATCCTTAAGGTCCTTGGTACCGAGAACCCTGTGTATCTCTCCGTCGACATCGATGTTCTGGATCCCGCCTTTGCACCCGGCACCGGAACCCCTGAGCCCGGTGGTTGGTCTACCCGCGAGTTCATCCGCATTCTTCGCGGCCTTGAGGGCTTGAACCTAGTTGGtgctgatgttgttgaggtgTCTCCTGCTTACCAGAATGGTGGTGAGGAGACAGCTCTGGCTGCTGCTCAGGTTGTGTATGAGATCATTAGCTCTATGGTCAAGAGAGGCCTTCAGGATGGCGGAAAGGAGGGCAATGGCggcaatgctgctgctggtaaAGATGAGTTGTAA
- a CDS encoding chloride channel 3, translating to MSRIMSGASQNDPYALASASASASASASSSSHTPNSNSDDRDELDFLHDDASDDSGRGRSRDRDHVLGDDPLQSNLSAPMTFKRRQGPSLWSAPSRLLSAITGSRPHASSRGPSPAVYSSSNTPPRPEAVMFNEASKDGVPHDWYVEGPGRRVGYEDLTAIDWIFEYTKERQRLRMLYSSASGVIGYVRRLIDASQVWIVLLLTGMLVGTVAAVINVTTDWLGDLKEGYCASGPEGGHFYLNKAFCCYGYDQGSKCDGWKTWGDALGVHSKGGKWFIEYFFFVSFAMLFAYVAALLVQEYAIYAKHSGIPEIKTVLGGFVIRRFLGLWTLIIKSLGLALAVASGMWLGKEGPLIHVACCCANVFTKLFRNINDNEARKREVLSAAAASGVSVAFGSPIGGVLFSLETLSYYFPDKTMWQSFVCAMTAAVVLQAFDPFRSGKLVLYQVHYSIGWHGFELLPYAILGVMGGIHGGLFIRLNMAIARWKKSNRWIPGPIVQVLIVAFFTALINYPNFYMKVQTTELVSNLFSECSQVLDDPIGLCRTGAASARTIVLLVFASVLGFFLAAVTFGLQIPAGIILPSMAIGALTGRAVGIIMEIWVTNHPGFFLFSSCEPDIPCVTPGTYAIVGAAASLAGVTRLTVSIVVIMFELTGALTYVLPIMIAVMISKWVGDAFSRRGIYESWIHFNEYPFLDNSENNESIPDIPASQVMTRIEDLVVLTATGHTIASLTTILEMHPYRGFPVISDPREAILLGYISRAELAYNLSASTQAPRLLPPETEAFFSHQPMADPRTTLDLRPWMDQTPLTRASHTSLHLVATYFQKLGLRYLLFSDRGVLQGLLTKKDVWYVLNGAEETRRTMGLAPGGAGHETGVTDRIADDNGGGESSGLLHGDGADDGDSIQGEEPML from the exons ATGAGCCGCATCATGTCTGGAGCGTCTCAAAACGACCCCTACGCCCTCGCCTccgcttctgcttctgcttctgcttccgcctcgtcctcgtcgcATACTCCAAACTCCAATTCCGACGATCGCGACGAGCTCGATTTCCTTCACGACGACGCCAGCGATGACAGCGGCCGTGGTAGGTCTCGCGACCGAGACCATGTGCTCGGCGACGATCCGCTTCAGAGCAATCTGAGTGCACCCATGACCTTTAAACGCAGGCAGGGTCCCTCGCTCTGGTCTGCGCCCTCTAGACTTCTCTCCGCCATCACAGGTTCACGACCGCATGCCTCCTCGAGAGGACCGTCTCCAGCTGTTTATTCAAGCTCTAATACTCCCCCGCGCCCTGAGGCTGTCATGTTCAACGAAGCTTCCAAGGATGGTGTGCCGCATGATTGGTATGTCGAGGGACCAGGGCGTCGAGTCGGCTACGAGGATCTTACGGCTATCGATTGGATTTTCGAATACACAAAAGAGCGCCAGAGATTGCGCATGCTATACTCGAGTGCGTCTGGGGTTATAGGTTATGTGCGACGCCTCATTGATGCCAGCCAAGTCTGGATCGTCCTGCTCTTGACGGGTATGCTTGTAGGCACTGTTGCTGCTGTCATCAACGTCACGACCGATTGGCTTGGAGATTTGAAGGAAGGATACTGCGCGAGTGGACCAGAAGGAGGCCATTTTTACCTAAATAAGGCGTTCTGCTGTTATGGCTATGACCAAGGCTCCAAATGTGACGGTTGGAAAACTTGGGGCGACGCTCTGGGAGTCCATTCAAAAGGTGGCAAGTGGTTCATTGAgtatttcttctttgtttctttcgCG ATGCTGTTTGCATATGTCGCAGCACTTCTCGTCCAGGAATATGCCATCTACGCAAAGCACAGTGGTATTCCAGAAATCAAGACTGTTCTGGGGGGCTTCGTCATTCGACGGTTCCTTGGGCTCTGGACACTCATTATTAAgtctcttggtctt GCTCTTGCTGTTGCATCAGGCATGTGGTTGGGTAAAGAAGGCCCCCTAATTCATGTTGCTTGCTGTTGCGCCAACGTATTTACGAAATTGTTCCGCAACATCAATGACAATGAAG CTCGCAAACGTGAGGTTCTTTCGGCTGCTGCCGCCTCAGGTGTCTCAGTTGCCTTTGGTTCCCCCATCGGTGGTGTCTTGTTCAGTCTCGAG ACTTTGTCTTATTACTTTCCAGACAAGACGATGTGGCAGAGCTTTGTCTGTGCCATGACTGCTGCAGTTGTTCTTCAGGCTTTCGACCCCTTTCGATCTGGCAAGCTTGTCTTGTATCAAGTTCACTACAGCATTGGATGGCATGGCTTCGAGCTGCTCCCCTACGCCATACTAGGCGTCATGGGT GGCATACATGGCGGTCTCTTCATAAGACTCAACATGGCTATTGCTCGCTGGAAGAAGTCAAACCGATGGATCCCAGGCCCTATCGTCCAGGTTCTCATCGTGGCCTTCTTCACTGCCCTCATCAACTATCCTAACTTCTACATGAAGGTGCAGACGACTGAGCTCGTCTCCAACCTCTTTTCAGAATGCTCGCAGGTTCTCGACGACCCCATCGGCCTCTGTAGAACAGGAGCTGCCTCGGCCAGGACCATTGTCCTCCTAGTCTTTGCATCAGTATTGggcttcttcctcgccgCTGTCACATTCGGTCTCCAAATTCCCGCCGGAATTATTCTCCCTTCTATGGCCATTGGTGCCTTGACAGGCCGCGCTGTAGGTATCATTATGGAGATTTGGGTTACCAATCACCCTGGATTTTTCTTATTTAGCTCATGCGAACCTGATATACCCTGCGTTACACCAGGTACATACGCCATCGTCGGAGCAGCAGCATCTCTTGCTGGAGTAACTCGCTTGACCGTCTCTATTGTCGTCATCATGTTCGAGCTCACTGGCGCCCTCACCTATGTTCTCCCCATTATGATCGCTGTCATGATATCAAAGTGGGTGGGCGATGCTTTCTCTCGTCGCGGTATCTACGAATCGTGGATTCACTTCAACGAATATCCTTTTCTCGACAATAGTGAGAATAACGAATCTATTCCTGACATCCCAGCTTCTCAAGTCATGACTCGCATCGAGGATCTTGTCGTTCTTACTGCCACAGGTCACACTATCGCATCTCTCACCACTATCCTCGAGATGCACCCATACCGCGGTTTCCCCGTCATATCAGATCCCCGAGAAGCCATTCTTCTTGGATATATCTCTCGTGCCGAGCTGGCATACAatctctcagcctcaacgcAAGCACCTCGTTTGCTGCCCCCTGAGACTGAAGCCTTCTTTTCTCACCAGCCCATGGCAGATCCACGCACAACTCTGGATCTTCGCCCCTGGATGGACCAAACACCGCTTACCCGGGCTTCGCATACAAGTCTTCACCTTGTCGCTACATATTTCCAAAAGCTCGGCCTGAGatatcttctcttcagcGATCGCGGTGTTCTGCAGGGCTTGTTGACAAAGAAGGACGTCTGGTATGTCCTCAATGGTGCCGAAGAGACACGCCGCACCATGGGTCTGGCACCCGGCGGTGCTGGTCATGAGACTGGCGTGACCGACAGGATAGCAGACGACAATGGCGGCGGTGAAAGTAGTGGGTTATTACATGGCGATGGTGCCGATGATGGGGATAGCATACAAGGGGAAGAGCCAATGTTATAA
- a CDS encoding cell division control protein 42 — MPVTLSAIRTIILEANPVYPFSRCVVVGDGAVGKTCLLISYTTNKFPSEYVPTVFDNYAVTVMIGDEPYTLGLFDTAGQEDYDRLRPLSYPQTDVFLVCFSVTSPASFENVREKWFPEVRHHCPGVPCLIVGTQVDLRDDPSVREKLSKQKMQPVRREDGERMAKDLGAVKYVECSALTQYKLKDVFDEAIVAALEPPAPKKKSHKCLVL, encoded by the exons ATGCCTGTTACCCTGTCCGCCATTCGCACAATCATTCTTGAGGCTAATCCGGTTTACCCCTTTTCTAGGTGCGTCGTCGTTGGTGACGGTGCTGTTGGAAAGACctgtcttctcatcagctACACAACAAACAAGTTTCCCTCCGAATATGTCCCTACAGTCTTCGACAACTACGCAGTTACGGTTAT GATAGGAGATGAGCCGTACACTCTCGGTTTGTTCGATACCGCTGGTCAAGAAGATTATGACAGACTGCGACCTCTTTCATATCCCCAGACCGATGTCTTCCTCGTCTGCTTTTCCGTCACCTCGCCTGCTTCCTTCGAAAACGTCCGCGAGAAGTGGTTCCCCGAGGTCCGCCACCACTGCCCTGGCGTTCCCTGTTTGATTGTTGGTACCCAGGTGGATTTGAGGGACGACCCTAGTGTTCGAGAGAAGCTGTCAAAGCAAAAGATGCAACCAGTACGACGAGAGGATGGTGAACGAATGGCGAAGGACTTGGGTGCTGTCAAGTACGTTGAGTGCAGTGCTCTCACCCAGTATAAGCTTAAGGATGTATTTGACGAG GCTATCGTTGCAGCACTTGAGCCTCCTGCTCCTAAAAAGAAGTCACACAAGTGCCTTGTCCTATAA
- a CDS encoding agmatinase, translating into MKLLNVLALAGLATACAHDHDDKEWTKEELDELEQKWGYEWPFAGINTFAHLNHVKCLTEPTEPFDIAIVGAPFDTAVSYRPGARFGPRAIRSASARQTSMRGFNPRAGINPYQNWAKIVDCGDISITPIDNNIAREQMTQAFKQLGRRKTVSALAPKARLVTLGGDHSLALPALRALNEIHGKPIQVLHFDAHLDTWNPAAYPSWWGATQFTHGSMFWMANQEGLLSNSSSERSVHAGLRTRLSGNDFADNEDDTSQGWVRFTADDIDDLGTKGIIDGILKVLGTENPVYLSVDIDVLDPAFAPGTGTPEPGGWSTREFIRILRGLEGLNLVGADVVEVSPAYQNGGEETALAAAQVVYEIISSMVKRGLQDGGKEGNGGNAAAGKDEL; encoded by the exons ATGAAGCTCCTAAACGTTCTCGCTTTGGCGGGGCTGGCCACAGCTTGCGctcatgatcatgatgataaGGAGTGGACGAAAGAGgaacttgatgagcttgagcagAAATGGGGTTATGAG TGGCCCTTTGCTGGCATCAACACATTTGCCCATCTCAACCATGTAAAGTGCCTCACTGAACCCACTGAGCCTTTCGATATTGCTATTGTCGGTGCTCCTTTCGACACAGCGGTGAGCTACCGCCCAGGAGCTCGTTTTGGCCCACGAGCTATTCGCTCTGCATCTGCTCGTCAGACATCCATGCGTGGATTCAACCCTCGAGCTGGTATTAACCCTTACCAGAATTGGGCTAAGATTGTGGACTGTGGTGATATTTCTATCACCCCCATCGACAACAACATTGCTCGCGAGCAGATGACCCAGGCTTTCAAGCAGCTTGGTCGCCGCAAGACAGTTTCTGCGCTTGCGCCCAAGGCTCGACTGGTAACTTTGGGTGGTGATCACTCTTTGGCTCTCCCTGCTTTGAGAGCGTTGAACGAGATTCATGGGAAGCCTATCCAGGTCCTGCACTTCGATG CTCATCTCGATACCTGGAACCCAGCTGCCTATCCTTCGTGGTGGGGAGCCACTCAGTTTACCCACGGCTCCATGTTTTGGATGGCCAACCAGGAAGGTCTCCTTtcaaactcctcctctgAACGCTCCGTTCATGCCGGTCTACGCACTAGGCTCTCAGGTAACGACTTTGCCGACAACGAGGACGACACCTCCCAAGGCTGGGTCCGCTTCACAGCCGACGATATTGATGATCTCGGTACCAAGGGAATAATCGACGGTATCCTTAAGGTCCTTGGTACCGAGAACCCTGTGTATCTCTCCGTCGACATCGATGTTCTGGATCCCGCCTTTGCACCCGGCACCGGAACCCCTGAGCCCGGTGGTTGGTCTACCCGCGAGTTCATCCGCATTCTTCGCGGCCTTGAGGGCTTGAACCTAGTTGGtgctgatgttgttgaggtgTCTCCTGCTTACCAGAATGGTGGTGAGGAGACAGCTCTGGCTGCTGCTCAGGTTGTGTATGAGATCATTAGCTCTATGGTCAAGAGAGGCCTTCAGGATGGCGGAAAGGAGGGCAATGGCggcaatgctgctgctggtaaAGATGAGTTGTAA